Proteins found in one Candidatus Methylomirabilis lanthanidiphila genomic segment:
- the egtD gene encoding Histidine-specific methyltransferase EgtD produces MENERYSYIALRNAENTLAEDVRQGLTASGKWLPCKYFYNREGNALFEQISELPEYYLTRTETAILKSHAASIIERCPSDLALVELGSGSSTKIRYLIDSCLTRQRALTYYAVDISPTGLENGTRQLLHDYPCLQVVGVVAEFGDGLRYLASGASGPRLVAFLGSTIGNFTAKEIAGFFTMLRRHLHPTDRLLLGVDLIKDPAVLEAAYDDAQGITANFNLNILVRLNRELSANFDPAAFRHRAVWNQEGGRIEMHLVSLRHQRVRIADLDLDIELRQGETIHTENCHKYSREQMQSLLADHGFQVLGCFSDPQDQFCLFLAS; encoded by the coding sequence ATGGAAAATGAACGATATAGCTATATTGCGTTGAGAAATGCGGAGAACACGCTGGCCGAGGATGTCCGGCAGGGACTGACCGCGTCCGGGAAGTGGCTTCCGTGCAAATACTTCTACAATCGTGAAGGCAACGCGCTCTTCGAGCAGATCAGCGAGTTGCCGGAGTATTACCTGACACGGACCGAGACCGCGATTCTGAAGAGTCACGCCGCGTCCATCATCGAGCGCTGCCCCTCGGACCTCGCGCTGGTGGAGCTTGGCAGCGGCAGCTCCACGAAGATCCGATATCTGATCGACTCGTGCCTGACTCGCCAGCGGGCGCTGACCTACTATGCCGTTGATATCTCACCGACAGGATTGGAGAATGGAACTCGACAGCTTTTGCATGACTACCCGTGCCTGCAGGTTGTGGGGGTCGTGGCCGAATTCGGGGATGGGCTGCGGTACCTGGCAAGTGGGGCCAGTGGACCTCGGCTGGTCGCGTTTCTTGGTTCCACCATCGGCAACTTCACGGCAAAAGAGATCGCCGGGTTTTTCACGATGCTCCGCCGCCATCTGCACCCGACCGACCGGCTCTTGCTCGGCGTTGACCTGATTAAAGACCCTGCTGTCCTCGAAGCCGCCTATGATGATGCCCAGGGCATCACCGCGAATTTTAATCTTAACATTCTGGTGCGGCTCAACCGGGAGTTATCCGCGAATTTCGATCCGGCGGCATTCCGGCATCGGGCGGTGTGGAATCAGGAGGGCGGTCGGATCGAGATGCACCTGGTCAGTCTGCGCCACCAGCGCGTACGGATCGCTGATCTTGATCTCGATATCGAACTTCGTCAGGGTGAGACCATCCACACCGAAAATTGTCACAAATACTCCCGGGAGCAGATGCAATCGTTACTCGCCGACCATGGGTTTCAGGTGCTTGGCTGCTTCAGCGATCCTCAGGATCAATTTTGCCTATTCCTGGCCTCCTGA
- a CDS encoding glycine/betaine ABC transporter substrate-binding protein, producing the protein MNLLSFWIAHRADMLGAIAQHLLLTLVATAAAIAIAVPLGIVATRRPRLGAVLLTFANIAQTVPSLAMFGFLVALPLIGGIGARSALLVLILYALLPVMRNTVAGIQGIDRAARDAGVALGMTPRQLLLQVELPLAMPTMVAGVRVAAVVGVGAATIAAAIGAGGLGDYIFRGLSMTEPTLILAGAVPAALLALTVDASLGWLERAMMPGAARSGRVTARALTAVGVALTLIVMGSFVVSGRWGARVIIGSKNFSEQVILGELLAQTIERTTDLRVERRLNLGGTFISDQALRSGAIDAYVEYTGTALTAIFHQPVSRDHADVLARVTAAYAATGRTVLPPLGFNNTFAILIRVAEARRLNLNTISDAAPHTPSWKAAFGYEFLEREDGYKGLVQTYGLRFAETPHVMDLTLSYRALAGGSVDLIAGEATSGLIKGLDLFMLEDDRRYFPPYHAIPVVRTETLAAHPELQTAIERLAGRISEGAMRQMNYDVDVNHRDVAVVAREFLDKLFQGS; encoded by the coding sequence GTGAATCTGCTTAGCTTCTGGATCGCCCATCGTGCCGACATGCTGGGCGCGATCGCCCAGCATCTCCTGCTCACGCTGGTCGCGACCGCCGCGGCGATCGCCATCGCGGTGCCGCTCGGGATCGTGGCGACACGGCGCCCTCGGCTGGGTGCGGTGCTGTTGACCTTCGCCAATATCGCCCAGACGGTGCCCAGCCTCGCCATGTTCGGGTTCCTGGTGGCGCTGCCGCTGATTGGAGGGATCGGCGCCCGAAGCGCGCTGCTCGTGCTCATCCTCTATGCGCTGCTGCCGGTCATGCGCAACACGGTCGCCGGCATCCAGGGGATCGACCGGGCCGCGCGGGATGCGGGGGTGGCCCTGGGGATGACGCCGCGACAGTTGCTGCTGCAGGTCGAACTGCCGCTGGCGATGCCGACGATGGTGGCGGGAGTGCGGGTGGCGGCGGTCGTCGGCGTGGGGGCGGCCACGATTGCCGCCGCCATTGGGGCGGGAGGGCTCGGCGACTATATCTTCCGGGGCCTCTCTATGACCGAGCCGACCCTGATCCTGGCGGGCGCGGTGCCGGCCGCCCTCCTCGCCCTTACGGTGGACGCGTCACTCGGATGGCTGGAGCGCGCCATGATGCCGGGGGCCGCCCGATCGGGTCGCGTAACCGCCCGCGCGCTGACGGCCGTCGGCGTTGCGCTGACCCTGATCGTCATGGGCAGCTTCGTGGTCTCGGGGCGTTGGGGCGCTCGGGTCATTATCGGGTCGAAGAATTTTTCTGAGCAGGTCATCCTCGGCGAGTTGCTGGCCCAGACGATCGAGCGGACGACCGATCTCAGGGTCGAGCGCCGCCTCAATCTCGGCGGCACGTTCATCAGCGATCAGGCGCTTCGCTCCGGCGCCATCGATGCCTACGTCGAGTATACGGGAACGGCCCTGACCGCAATCTTCCATCAGCCGGTCTCGCGGGATCACGCGGATGTGCTCGCGCGCGTCACCGCAGCGTATGCGGCAACCGGCCGGACGGTGCTGCCGCCCCTCGGCTTCAACAATACCTTTGCCATCCTCATTCGGGTCGCCGAGGCGCGTCGACTCAACCTCAACACGATCAGCGATGCGGCGCCGCATACGCCAAGCTGGAAGGCTGCCTTCGGATACGAATTCCTGGAACGGGAGGATGGCTACAAAGGCTTGGTGCAGACCTACGGCCTGCGATTTGCCGAGACGCCGCATGTGATGGATCTGACGCTGAGCTACCGGGCGCTTGCGGGCGGCTCGGTCGATCTGATTGCCGGAGAGGCGACCAGCGGGCTGATCAAGGGACTCGATCTGTTCATGCTCGAAGATGACCGGCGCTATTTCCCACCCTACCACGCCATCCCCGTCGTGCGAACAGAGACGCTGGCAGCGCATCCGGAACTTCAGACGGCGATCGAGCGACTGGCCGGACGGATTTCAGAGGGGGCGATGCGACAGATGAACTACGATGTGGATGTCAATCACCGCGATGTTGCAGTCGTCGCGCGGGAGTTCCTTGACAAACTCTTTCAAGGGTCTTAG
- a CDS encoding ABC transporter ATP-binding protein, which yields MNDLATIEFEHVDYQVPGGAVILDDVSFIVERGTVLVLVGRSGVGKTTILRLINRLLVPSAGIVRVEGRATPEWDPIALRRRTGYVLQEVGLFPHMTIGRNIAVVPRLEGWPEARIHARCRELLELVGLDPATFEGRFPHQLSGGQRQRVGFARALAADPPVILMDEPFGALDPLTRAELHREFRCIQEQLRKTVVMVSHDMGEAFALATRLGVLDQGRLVALDTPDTVARTRDPRVRMFLDAMPSVPVIARESA from the coding sequence ATGAATGACCTGGCTACGATTGAGTTCGAGCACGTAGATTACCAGGTCCCTGGCGGCGCGGTGATTCTTGACGATGTCAGCTTCATCGTCGAGCGCGGCACGGTGCTCGTCCTTGTAGGGCGCAGCGGCGTCGGCAAGACGACCATCCTGCGGCTGATCAACCGCCTCCTCGTGCCGAGCGCTGGTATCGTCCGCGTCGAGGGCCGGGCGACGCCCGAGTGGGATCCGATCGCCTTGCGCCGCCGAACCGGCTATGTCTTGCAGGAGGTGGGCCTGTTCCCGCATATGACCATCGGCCGCAACATCGCCGTCGTCCCCCGCCTGGAAGGGTGGCCGGAGGCTCGTATCCATGCGCGATGTCGGGAGTTGCTGGAGCTTGTCGGGCTTGACCCAGCCACCTTTGAAGGGCGGTTTCCCCACCAGCTCTCAGGCGGCCAACGTCAACGAGTGGGGTTCGCGAGGGCACTGGCCGCCGACCCCCCCGTGATCCTGATGGATGAGCCGTTCGGCGCACTCGATCCGCTCACGCGAGCCGAACTGCACCGCGAGTTCCGCTGCATTCAGGAACAGCTCCGTAAAACCGTCGTCATGGTATCGCACGACATGGGTGAAGCCTTTGCGCTCGCCACCCGACTTGGTGTCCTCGATCAGGGACGTCTCGTGGCCCTCGACACGCCGGACACGGTCGCCCGCACGCGCGACCCAAGGGTCCGCATGTTCCTTGACGCTATGCCGTCGGTGCCGGTCATCGCCCGTGAATCTGCTTAG
- a CDS encoding Ribonuclease VapC40 yields MKILFDTSVLVAAIVEPHPLHTPAFRWLKRARAKEFDMLIAGHTLAELYAVLTTLPIRPKITPGIAGHLIRSNVEALAKIVSLSPSEYSAVVKQMADLGLSGGVIYDAIIVKAANKSGVDHVLTLNIDDFTRVWPEGADRLIAP; encoded by the coding sequence ATGAAAATCCTTTTTGACACCTCTGTCCTCGTGGCTGCGATTGTGGAACCGCACCCTTTACATACTCCCGCTTTCCGATGGCTCAAGCGGGCAAGGGCGAAAGAGTTCGACATGCTGATCGCCGGTCATACTCTGGCTGAACTGTACGCGGTACTGACCACGTTGCCCATACGCCCGAAAATTACGCCCGGGATAGCCGGGCATCTGATCCGCAGTAATGTGGAAGCCCTGGCAAAGATAGTTTCCCTCTCACCCTCGGAGTACAGTGCTGTCGTCAAGCAGATGGCTGATCTGGGACTATCCGGAGGGGTGATCTATGATGCTATTATCGTGAAGGCCGCGAATAAGTCAGGGGTTGACCATGTGTTGACATTGAATATTGACGACTTCACACGAGTATGGCCAGAGGGCGCAGATCGTCTCATCGCGCCATAA
- a CDS encoding SpoVT / AbrB like domain protein: METTLDRFGRVVIPKEIRDILGLKPGELLKVEQSDDEVILKPLREEPPIKVKDGVLVYAGTATGNLMEAVRTHREERLKRVSSPRRS, translated from the coding sequence ATGGAAACAACCTTGGATCGATTCGGTCGGGTGGTGATCCCAAAAGAAATTCGCGACATTCTCGGTCTGAAACCGGGGGAACTGTTAAAGGTGGAGCAATCGGATGACGAGGTTATTTTGAAGCCGTTGCGGGAAGAACCCCCGATCAAGGTGAAGGATGGCGTACTGGTCTATGCAGGCACAGCAACAGGCAATCTGATGGAGGCTGTGAGGACTCATCGCGAAGAACGCCTCAAGAGGGTATCTTCGCCGAGGAGATCATGA